A portion of the Thermosediminibacter oceani DSM 16646 genome contains these proteins:
- a CDS encoding sensor histidine kinase has translation MRSIELRILIPILIIIVFSLTVVGFTSYYGSYRIIQDLVSRFPESSAYIDDEFITNRLFDLQKYTILVAIIAILASSQLTIFFAYSLVLPIKKFAAACDELAKGNFNAKVDYRRNDEIGILKNAFNAMAEKLKKYIDDVLRLTELNQKILNGINYGILLFSKDHKILLSNKAANNIFETSPSLSEWAKDFIREYPEGTIPSKGMAKWPSSGGMTKFIQYEVTPTGENFILCFSDVTEEEKLKHKMEHINRLASIGEMSAALAHEIRNPLQGIQSCFQVLESLNLPGTNETSVELFSAIYREIDRINRIITSLLHYARPSEPMPARVSLKRTVEEIRPFIVPLLKEKALDLRCSLPEGSDEVYIDPNHLKQILMNLITNAIRASRQGGFINVSLHQTFDETVICVRDKGIGIPKQHLSRIFTPFFTTFPGGTGLGLCVVQSLTIKNRGRIWIESTEDSGTSVYLAFPSSFSHKMSENVD, from the coding sequence GTGCGAAGCATTGAGCTCAGGATACTCATACCCATCCTCATTATAATCGTGTTTTCCCTGACCGTAGTCGGATTTACATCATATTACGGTTCTTACCGCATAATCCAGGACCTAGTATCCAGGTTTCCTGAAAGTTCCGCATACATAGACGATGAATTCATTACTAACCGACTTTTCGATTTGCAAAAGTACACCATTCTGGTAGCGATAATAGCCATACTTGCATCATCCCAGCTCACCATTTTTTTCGCCTACAGTCTGGTGCTGCCCATAAAAAAATTCGCCGCAGCCTGTGATGAGCTGGCCAAGGGAAATTTCAATGCCAAAGTAGATTACAGGCGCAACGACGAAATCGGGATTTTAAAAAATGCCTTCAACGCCATGGCAGAAAAGTTAAAAAAATATATAGATGATGTTCTCAGGTTAACGGAACTAAATCAGAAAATACTAAATGGTATAAATTACGGCATACTTCTTTTTTCCAAAGACCATAAAATACTCCTGTCCAATAAAGCCGCTAATAACATTTTTGAGACAAGCCCCTCTCTTTCAGAATGGGCAAAGGATTTTATAAGAGAATACCCGGAAGGCACAATTCCGTCAAAAGGCATGGCTAAGTGGCCTTCCAGCGGTGGCATGACGAAGTTTATACAATACGAAGTAACACCTACCGGTGAAAATTTCATACTTTGTTTTTCCGACGTCACTGAGGAAGAGAAATTGAAACATAAAATGGAACATATAAATCGTCTGGCTTCCATAGGCGAGATGTCAGCAGCTCTCGCCCACGAGATCAGAAACCCTCTTCAGGGTATACAATCGTGTTTTCAGGTGCTGGAATCCCTTAATTTACCGGGAACCAACGAAACCTCAGTAGAACTCTTCTCAGCAATTTATAGGGAAATTGACAGGATAAACAGGATTATCACCAGCTTACTTCACTACGCGCGTCCCTCAGAACCCATGCCGGCCAGAGTATCCTTGAAAAGAACCGTTGAAGAAATTAGGCCTTTTATAGTTCCCCTTCTTAAAGAAAAGGCCCTAGATTTGAGGTGCTCTTTGCCGGAAGGGAGCGATGAAGTGTATATAGATCCCAATCATCTAAAGCAGATCCTCATGAACTTAATTACCAACGCCATAAGGGCCAGCAGGCAGGGGGGCTTCATAAATGTGTCCTTACATCAAACTTTTGACGAGACGGTAATATGTGTGAGGGATAAGGGCATTGGCATACCAAAACAGCACCTCTCTAGAATCTTCACACCGTTTTTTACTACTTTCCCGGGAGGTACCGGCCTGGGTCTGTGCGTTGTCCAGAGCCTCACTATAAAAAACCGAGGCCGTATATGGATAGAAAGCACTGAAGATTCCGGCACATCTGTTTACCTGGCATTCCCTAGCTCATTTTCGCACAAAATGAGCGAAAACGTTGATTGA
- a CDS encoding sigma-54-dependent transcriptional regulator produces MNKLKILIIDDEPSISRALKIALQADGHSVETALSGRVGLNMLKNCSPDAVILDLRLPDIDGMQIIDKIKEFSDGIITIVITAFGDTKTAVEAIKRGAYDFITKPFDLNEIKLSLERAVRERALEAENELLKLNQDKTVFITRDKKVLDILSQLDAIAQSDSNVLIEGETGTGKELVARMIHEKSRRSSGPLVTINCSAIPGNLFESELFGHEKNAFTGAGERKKGLFELANGGSLFLDEMGELPLELQSKLLRVLEDRKIRRVGGLSNLPVNVRIISATNKDLKAEVERGNFRRDLFYRICVFHIKIPPLRKRRCDIIPLLEYYRTFFNRQFKKNITGFSEGALRILQNYYWPGNVRELKNILERAFILARKNLITEYELPMELKSGRTESTEISESSTFLSLEDMEKRHIKDALERTHWNITKAAELLGISRFALQRRMKKYFPNESEK; encoded by the coding sequence ATGAACAAATTAAAAATACTGATAATAGATGACGAGCCCTCTATAAGCAGGGCTTTAAAAATAGCATTACAGGCCGATGGCCATTCAGTGGAAACCGCCCTCAGCGGCAGGGTTGGGTTAAATATGCTAAAAAACTGCTCTCCCGATGCGGTTATCCTGGACCTTCGCCTGCCCGATATCGACGGGATGCAAATTATAGACAAGATAAAGGAGTTTTCCGACGGCATCATAACCATTGTCATTACTGCTTTTGGAGATACGAAAACAGCCGTAGAGGCTATAAAAAGAGGAGCTTACGATTTTATAACAAAACCCTTCGACCTAAACGAGATTAAATTGTCTTTAGAAAGGGCTGTGAGAGAGAGAGCCCTTGAAGCCGAAAACGAACTACTGAAATTAAATCAAGATAAGACGGTATTTATCACCCGCGACAAAAAGGTACTCGACATTTTATCCCAGCTAGATGCTATCGCTCAATCCGATTCCAACGTGCTGATCGAAGGGGAAACAGGCACGGGCAAGGAGCTCGTCGCCCGGATGATCCACGAAAAAAGCAGGCGATCGTCCGGCCCTCTAGTCACAATAAATTGCAGTGCAATCCCCGGCAACCTTTTTGAGAGCGAACTTTTCGGCCACGAGAAAAACGCGTTTACGGGAGCAGGCGAGCGAAAAAAGGGGCTTTTTGAATTAGCCAACGGCGGAAGCCTTTTTCTGGACGAGATGGGAGAGCTGCCGCTGGAGCTTCAGTCCAAACTTCTCCGGGTGCTGGAAGATAGGAAGATAAGGAGGGTCGGGGGATTATCAAATCTCCCCGTTAATGTGCGCATAATTTCCGCCACAAACAAAGACCTCAAAGCTGAAGTAGAGCGGGGAAACTTCAGGCGGGATCTTTTTTACCGTATATGCGTTTTCCATATAAAAATCCCGCCACTTCGGAAAAGAAGGTGTGATATAATTCCTTTACTGGAATACTACCGCACCTTTTTTAACAGGCAATTCAAGAAAAACATCACCGGCTTCTCAGAAGGTGCCCTTCGAATCCTCCAAAATTACTACTGGCCCGGAAATGTAAGGGAACTTAAAAATATATTAGAAAGGGCATTTATTCTTGCCAGAAAAAACTTGATAACCGAATACGAACTTCCCATGGAATTGAAAAGCGGCCGGACGGAATCCACGGAAATCTCGGAAAGTTCGACCTTTCTTTCACTGGAAGATATGGAAAAGCGACATATAAAAGACGCCCTCGAAAGGACTCACTGGAACATAACAAAAGCTGCAGAGCTTTTGGGCATTAGCCGTTTTGCTCTGCAGCGCAGAATGAAAAAATACTTCCCAAACGAAAGTGAAAAATAA
- a CDS encoding NRAMP family divalent metal transporter codes for MEKRPYSLSMLVGAAFLMATSAIGPGFLTQTAVFTQQYLASFSAIILVTIIVDIIVQVNVWRIIVAAGKRGQEIANEVLPGLGYFVSLIVVIGGIAFNIGNIAGTGMSLNTIFGIDARWGAVISAIMCILIFTSKEIGNAMDRFAQILGIFMVLLAAYVSVAANPPIGEVAVRTFAPTQFDFLPMITLIGGTVGGYITFAGGHRLIEGNMKGIKAVSEATKSAVLGIVVAGIMRYALFLANLGVAVKGIKFDAVNPAATPFLTVAGIAGYKMFGLVLWSAAATSVVGCSFTTLSFIKTYFKPVEEHFSKFIIGFIVFCTLFFILIGKPVTLLIFAGAINGLILPITLGCMLLACRNKKIVGEYRHPTILIVLGILVFILEVYGGINALSGIKELFK; via the coding sequence TTGGAGAAAAGACCATATTCGTTAAGCATGCTGGTTGGTGCAGCTTTCTTGATGGCTACCTCTGCCATAGGTCCTGGTTTTCTGACGCAGACCGCAGTATTTACTCAACAATACTTGGCCAGTTTTAGCGCAATAATTCTAGTGACAATAATAGTCGATATAATAGTCCAGGTAAATGTCTGGCGCATTATAGTAGCCGCGGGCAAGCGAGGCCAGGAAATAGCGAATGAAGTACTGCCGGGACTTGGTTATTTCGTGTCTCTAATTGTCGTGATTGGCGGCATAGCTTTCAATATCGGAAATATAGCTGGCACTGGGATGAGCTTAAATACCATATTTGGAATTGATGCCCGTTGGGGAGCGGTCATATCCGCTATTATGTGTATACTCATATTTACCTCAAAAGAAATTGGAAATGCAATGGACAGGTTTGCCCAAATTCTAGGCATTTTTATGGTCTTGCTGGCCGCCTATGTTTCAGTGGCTGCGAATCCCCCAATAGGAGAAGTTGCAGTACGTACCTTTGCTCCAACTCAATTTGACTTTTTACCAATGATTACACTAATAGGTGGAACAGTAGGCGGTTATATTACCTTTGCAGGAGGACATCGTCTTATTGAAGGAAATATGAAAGGCATTAAAGCAGTGAGTGAAGCTACCAAGAGTGCTGTGCTCGGAATAGTAGTTGCTGGCATAATGAGATACGCTCTATTTTTAGCAAATCTGGGAGTAGCTGTGAAGGGTATTAAGTTTGACGCGGTGAATCCAGCTGCAACACCATTTTTAACCGTGGCAGGCATAGCGGGTTATAAGATGTTCGGACTGGTACTTTGGTCAGCCGCCGCTACTTCTGTCGTCGGTTGCTCTTTTACAACCCTTTCTTTTATAAAAACGTATTTCAAGCCAGTAGAAGAGCACTTTTCTAAATTCATCATAGGCTTTATAGTCTTCTGCACATTGTTCTTTATACTGATTGGAAAACCTGTTACCCTTCTTATATTTGCGGGAGCCATAAACGGCTTAATCCTACCTATCACCCTGGGCTGCATGCTCTTAGCTTGCAGGAATAAAAAGATAGTTGGTGAGTACCGTCATCCGACCATATTGATCGTACTTGGAATTTTAGTCTTTATTTTAGAAGTCTACGGCGGAATCAATGCGCTATCAGGAATAAAAGAGTTATTCAAATAA
- the corA gene encoding magnesium/cobalt transporter CorA, with translation MLTLLSYSMSKGLSVLRDLNEIKARICSTKDDLFWLDMTSPDKEEISVLTDCFHFHPLTIEDCLYRLQRPKIEEYEGYYFIVLHALSGDIKKEPMEFNVYMSHNYLVTFHWKPLSCVDNLIEHFIKNPAVFQKGVDFLLYSISDTLVDEYFPLLDDLDERLSIIEDSIFGRPEKNLPSRIFDIKQEILRIRKILSAQREVFNMVLRHDFPYIRSESRLFLMDVYDHLLRLFDTVDLYSERVSGALESYLTIVSNLTNEIMKVLTIFTAIMMPLTLIAGIYGMNFKYMPELNWRWGYPFTLLLMGLTAIGLIWFFKRKRWL, from the coding sequence ATGCTCACTCTCCTGTCATACAGCATGTCTAAAGGCTTATCGGTGCTCCGAGATCTTAATGAAATAAAAGCAAGAATATGCAGTACAAAAGACGACCTTTTCTGGTTGGATATGACCTCCCCAGACAAAGAGGAGATTTCCGTGCTGACAGATTGCTTTCATTTTCATCCCCTTACCATCGAAGACTGTCTTTATAGGTTGCAGAGGCCCAAAATTGAGGAATACGAAGGATATTATTTCATCGTGCTCCATGCACTTTCGGGAGATATTAAGAAGGAACCTATGGAATTCAACGTTTATATGTCCCACAATTACCTAGTAACCTTTCACTGGAAGCCGCTGTCATGTGTCGATAACCTCATAGAGCATTTCATAAAAAATCCTGCGGTCTTCCAAAAAGGTGTTGATTTTCTGCTGTACAGCATCTCTGATACCCTGGTCGATGAATACTTCCCTCTGCTTGATGACCTGGATGAGCGCCTTTCCATCATAGAGGATTCGATATTCGGCCGTCCCGAGAAAAATCTGCCATCCAGGATTTTCGATATCAAGCAGGAAATCTTGCGAATCAGGAAGATACTCTCTGCCCAGCGCGAAGTTTTCAACATGGTGCTGCGCCACGATTTTCCTTACATACGCAGTGAAAGCCGCCTCTTTCTTATGGACGTGTACGATCACCTGTTAAGGCTGTTCGATACCGTGGATCTTTATTCCGAAAGGGTTTCAGGAGCCCTGGAGTCCTATCTTACAATAGTATCTAATCTAACTAACGAGATCATGAAGGTGCTGACAATATTTACGGCTATAATGATGCCCCTCACTTTAATAGCAGGTATATACGGCATGAATTTCAAGTACATGCCGGAGCTGAACTGGCGGTGGGGCTACCCATTTACATTACTGCTCATGGGATTAACCGCCATCGGTTTGATCTGGTTTTTCAAGAGAAAGAGATGGTTGTAA
- the secG gene encoding preprotein translocase subunit SecG yields the protein MQGLHIVLTVVYILVCIGLIATVLLQSGKSAGLSGTIAGGAETFFGKKKGIDDKLAKITEIFAVAFLALSILMMIVLK from the coding sequence AGTGCTCACTGTGGTATACATCCTCGTGTGTATTGGACTCATAGCTACGGTCCTTTTGCAATCGGGTAAGAGCGCCGGACTTTCCGGGACAATCGCCGGCGGTGCTGAGACTTTTTTCGGTAAGAAAAAGGGTATTGACGATAAATTGGCCAAAATTACCGAAATATTTGCCGTCGCTTTCCTGGCGTTGTCCATCTTAATGATGATAGTATTAAAATAA